The proteins below come from a single Bactrocera dorsalis isolate Fly_Bdor chromosome 5, ASM2337382v1, whole genome shotgun sequence genomic window:
- the LOC105230890 gene encoding protein naked cuticle homolog 2-like translates to MFKLSFILFALVAFTSARPGYLHGHYPHIDYPLLPHHHEPLHLTKLVHIPAAISHQSSTVIHSAPIIKPVVVPVLKTVVHPIVKTYHPAPIIKAYHPFALDPYHHHYDHHDFHHYH, encoded by the exons atgtttaaattg TCTTTTATTCTCTTCGCACTCGTCGCCTTTACCAGCGCACGTCCTGGCTACCTGCATGGCCATTACCCACACATTGACTACCCATTGTTGCCACACCATCATGAACCGTTACATTTGACTAAACTGGTGCACATACCGGCCGCCATTTCACATCAGAGCTCAACCGTTATTCACAGCGCGCCAATCATTAAGCCAGTTGTGGTGCCGGTGCTGAAGACCGTCGTGCATCCGATTGTCAAAACATATCATCCGGCGCCCATAATCAAGGCTTATCACCCCTTCGCTTTGGATCCATACCATCATCACTACGATCATCATGACTTTCATCATTACCACTAA